In a genomic window of Neoarius graeffei isolate fNeoGra1 chromosome 13, fNeoGra1.pri, whole genome shotgun sequence:
- the copz1 gene encoding coatomer subunit zeta-1 isoform X1, protein MDTLILEPSLYTVKAVLIMDNDGERLYAKYYDDTYPTVKEQKAFEKNIFNKTHRTDSEIALLEGLTVVYKSNIDLYFYVIGSSHENELMLMSVLNCLFDSLSQMLRKNVEKRALLENMEGLFLAVDEIVDGGVILESDPQQVVHRVALRGDDVPLTEQTVTQVLQSAKEQIKWSLLR, encoded by the exons ATGGATACGCTCATTTTG GAGCCCTCGCTGTACACCGTGAAAGCCGTCTTAATTATGGACAATGATGGAGAAAGACTCTATGCCAAG TATTATGACGACACGTACCCTACAGTTAAAGAGCAAAAAGCTTTCGAGAAGAACATCTTCAACAAGACTCACAGAACAGACA GTGAAATCGCCTTGCTCGAAGGCCTTACTGTCGTTTACAAGAGCAACATAGATCTGTATTTCTATGTTATCGGGAGCTCACATGAAAACGAG TTAATGCTCATGTCCGTGTTGAACTGTCTGTTTGATTCTCTCAGTCAGATGCTGAG GAAAAATGTGGAGAAGAGAGCCTTACTTGAAAACATGGAGGGCCTTTTCTTAGCCGTGGATGAGATTGTAGACGGAGG CGTTATCCTGGAGAGTGACCCCCAGCAGGTTGTACACCGAGTGGCCCTGAGG GGCGATGACGTGCCTCTGACGGAACAGACAGTCACTCAG GTCCTGCAGTCGGCCAAAGAGCAGATCAAATGGTCTCTTCTCCGATAG
- the copz1 gene encoding coatomer subunit zeta-1 isoform X2: MEPSLYTVKAVLIMDNDGERLYAKYYDDTYPTVKEQKAFEKNIFNKTHRTDSEIALLEGLTVVYKSNIDLYFYVIGSSHENELMLMSVLNCLFDSLSQMLRKNVEKRALLENMEGLFLAVDEIVDGGVILESDPQQVVHRVALRGDDVPLTEQTVTQVLQSAKEQIKWSLLR, translated from the exons ATG GAGCCCTCGCTGTACACCGTGAAAGCCGTCTTAATTATGGACAATGATGGAGAAAGACTCTATGCCAAG TATTATGACGACACGTACCCTACAGTTAAAGAGCAAAAAGCTTTCGAGAAGAACATCTTCAACAAGACTCACAGAACAGACA GTGAAATCGCCTTGCTCGAAGGCCTTACTGTCGTTTACAAGAGCAACATAGATCTGTATTTCTATGTTATCGGGAGCTCACATGAAAACGAG TTAATGCTCATGTCCGTGTTGAACTGTCTGTTTGATTCTCTCAGTCAGATGCTGAG GAAAAATGTGGAGAAGAGAGCCTTACTTGAAAACATGGAGGGCCTTTTCTTAGCCGTGGATGAGATTGTAGACGGAGG CGTTATCCTGGAGAGTGACCCCCAGCAGGTTGTACACCGAGTGGCCCTGAGG GGCGATGACGTGCCTCTGACGGAACAGACAGTCACTCAG GTCCTGCAGTCGGCCAAAGAGCAGATCAAATGGTCTCTTCTCCGATAG